One window of the Devosia sp. 2618 genome contains the following:
- a CDS encoding sugar ABC transporter permease, which yields MLLPMQLQLILVLALPSVYVLWLSFTESSYGATPEFVGWANYAAILSDPSFWRSLVNTLIVVNIVVYVEIILSIGVALLFQSIKRGRALLMAMILAPYAVSEVVAVLAWRFMLEPDIGILTGLFSAIGYVPNWAINPIEALVLVSMIGVWLHLPFSFLLIFAALIAIPADLTEAARVDGARPWQRFRLVILPLLMPAILIAIIFRYIFGFRIFSEVWLLTQGGPARTTEVMAVYLYKNAFRYNEFGMAAATGWLMVLGALLLASFYVYHVYRSGFRNEV from the coding sequence ATGCTGTTACCGATGCAGCTCCAGCTCATCCTGGTGCTGGCGCTGCCTTCGGTCTATGTGCTGTGGCTGAGCTTCACGGAATCGAGTTACGGCGCGACTCCCGAATTTGTCGGCTGGGCCAATTACGCGGCCATCCTGTCGGACCCCAGCTTCTGGCGCTCGCTGGTCAATACGCTGATCGTGGTCAATATCGTCGTCTATGTCGAGATCATCCTCAGCATCGGCGTAGCCCTGCTGTTCCAGAGCATTAAGCGCGGCCGGGCCCTGCTCATGGCGATGATCCTGGCGCCATATGCGGTCAGCGAAGTGGTGGCTGTGCTCGCTTGGCGCTTCATGCTCGAGCCCGATATCGGTATCCTGACCGGCCTGTTCTCCGCCATCGGCTACGTGCCTAACTGGGCGATCAATCCCATCGAGGCCCTTGTATTGGTGTCGATGATCGGTGTCTGGCTGCACCTGCCGTTCAGCTTCCTGCTCATTTTTGCCGCCCTGATCGCCATTCCCGCCGACCTCACCGAGGCCGCCCGTGTTGATGGCGCACGCCCCTGGCAGCGCTTCCGGCTCGTTATCTTACCGCTTTTGATGCCGGCGATCCTGATCGCCATCATCTTCCGCTACATTTTCGGCTTCCGCATTTTTAGCGAGGTCTGGCTGCTTACCCAGGGCGGACCGGCCCGCACCACCGAGGTCATGGCGGTCTACCTCTACAAAAATGCGTTCCGCTACAACGAGTTCGGCATGGCCGCCGCCACGGGTTGGCTCATGGTTCTTGGCGCCCTGCTGCTCGCCTCCTTCTACGTCTATCACGTCTATCGCTCGGGGTTCCGCAATGAAGTCTGA
- a CDS encoding extracellular solute-binding protein: protein MTRRKAYAITLLAAGAVFASTTAIQAKDLTLLTHAAIQASITGASGTGGDVLAGWQQENDVNLNWITADIAPLHDRLMRETSLSSTSIDVGFILDSYATQATLSGFEPLDDCLTGLHISDIPQTFLDQVSQDGQLKALPIRHATTALHYNKALLAKHGIDALPETFEGLIEVAKTLSGKSDDGTPIYGLSIDGTNAGGTYNLLMAYGATLTDVQGAPSTDVEALTNAYAALADLYSAGALPSNFTAMGIDQITQGVWQGRIAMAVQPFNRYLTYNDASKSDYAGEIDVAAFPAAEGQPSPYVARTTIWSAVIPANSQNKEVACDFVRQLADPENVVLMTLNGNGPVRTDAYLDQRVIDATPYAQAEQQAVLGAKFVIAPFDQIGRAQDMYLENMQAAAIGLKTPEQAAADTLAAIAEAAGN, encoded by the coding sequence ATGACAAGACGCAAGGCCTACGCCATCACACTGCTCGCGGCGGGCGCCGTATTCGCCAGCACGACAGCGATCCAGGCCAAGGACCTGACGCTGCTGACCCACGCCGCCATTCAGGCGTCGATCACGGGCGCCAGCGGCACCGGCGGCGATGTCCTGGCCGGCTGGCAGCAGGAAAATGACGTTAATCTCAACTGGATCACCGCCGATATCGCGCCGCTGCACGATCGCCTGATGCGGGAAACCAGCCTTTCATCCACCAGCATTGATGTTGGATTTATCCTCGATTCCTATGCCACCCAAGCGACCCTGTCCGGCTTCGAGCCGCTCGATGACTGCCTTACCGGTCTCCATATCAGCGATATTCCGCAGACCTTCCTGGACCAGGTGAGCCAGGACGGCCAGTTGAAGGCCCTGCCCATCCGCCACGCGACAACGGCTTTGCATTACAACAAGGCGCTGCTGGCCAAGCATGGCATCGATGCACTGCCCGAGACCTTTGAGGGCCTGATCGAGGTCGCCAAGACGCTCAGCGGCAAATCGGACGACGGTACGCCGATCTATGGGCTTTCGATCGACGGCACCAATGCGGGCGGCACCTATAACCTGCTGATGGCCTATGGCGCGACGCTGACCGACGTCCAGGGGGCGCCTTCGACCGATGTCGAGGCGCTGACCAATGCCTATGCAGCGCTGGCAGATCTCTATTCGGCGGGCGCCCTGCCTTCCAATTTCACCGCCATGGGTATCGACCAGATTACCCAGGGTGTGTGGCAGGGCCGCATCGCCATGGCGGTGCAGCCTTTCAACCGCTACCTCACCTATAATGACGCGTCGAAGTCGGACTATGCTGGCGAGATCGATGTCGCCGCCTTCCCGGCCGCCGAGGGGCAGCCTTCGCCCTATGTGGCGCGCACCACGATCTGGTCTGCCGTTATCCCGGCTAACAGCCAGAACAAGGAAGTGGCCTGCGATTTCGTGCGCCAGCTGGCCGATCCGGAAAATGTCGTGCTGATGACGCTCAACGGTAATGGGCCGGTGCGGACCGATGCCTATCTCGACCAGCGGGTCATCGACGCCACACCTTATGCGCAGGCCGAACAGCAGGCTGTATTGGGCGCCAAGTTCGTCATCGCCCCGTTCGACCAGATCGGACGCGCTCAGGACATGTATCTGGAAAACATGCAAGCTGCCGCGATTGGCCTCAAGACGCCGGAGCAGGCGGCGGCCGATACGCTGGCTGCCATTGCCGAGGCTGCCGGCAACTAA